In Cyanobium sp. AMD-g, one genomic interval encodes:
- the rpsB gene encoding 30S ribosomal protein S2: MAVVTLSEMMEAGAHFGHQTRRWNPKMSRYIYCARNGVHIIDLVQTAVCMNNAYKWTRSAARSGKRFLFVGTKKQASEVIAQEAARCGASYVNQRWLGGMLTNWSTMRARIDRLKDLERMESSGAIAMRPKKEAAVLRRELDRLQKYLGGLKNMRRLPDVVVLVDQRRETNAVLECRKLDIPLVSMLDTNCDPDLCDVPIPCNDDAVRSVQLVLGRLADAINEGRHGAQDQRSGDDDA, encoded by the coding sequence ATGGCTGTCGTCACTCTCTCCGAGATGATGGAAGCTGGTGCCCACTTCGGACACCAGACCCGTCGCTGGAATCCCAAGATGTCGCGCTACATCTATTGCGCGCGCAACGGAGTCCACATCATTGATCTCGTGCAGACCGCCGTCTGCATGAACAACGCCTACAAATGGACCCGCAGTGCCGCCCGCAGCGGCAAGCGCTTCCTGTTCGTCGGCACCAAGAAACAGGCCTCCGAGGTGATCGCCCAGGAAGCCGCCCGCTGCGGTGCCTCCTATGTCAACCAGCGCTGGCTGGGCGGCATGCTCACCAACTGGAGCACGATGCGCGCCCGCATCGACCGGCTCAAGGACCTGGAGCGCATGGAGTCCTCCGGCGCCATCGCCATGCGGCCCAAGAAGGAAGCCGCCGTGCTCCGCCGTGAACTCGACCGTCTGCAGAAGTACCTCGGTGGGCTGAAGAACATGCGCCGCCTGCCCGATGTGGTGGTGCTGGTGGACCAGCGCCGCGAAACCAACGCCGTGCTCGAGTGCCGCAAGCTCGACATTCCGCTGGTGTCCATGCTCGACACCAACTGCGATCCGGATCTCTGCGACGTCCCCATTCCCTGCAACGACGACGCCGTCCGCTCCGTGCAACTGGTGCTGGGCCGCCTTGCGGATGCCATCAATGAAGGCCGCCATGGAGCCCAGGATCAGCGCAGCGGCGACGACGACGCCTGA
- a CDS encoding glycosyltransferase family 2 protein has translation MFISVVIPTYNRLPILRQCLQALERQETGGPLQAYEVVLVDDGSTDDTVRWLDAHATAFPHLRLIRQDHGGPAEGRNRGVDEARGDVIVFIDSDLVVTERFLLHHATALERAWAESGDRLCFTYGAVINTHNFEAPTAEPHKLRDLSWAYFATGNVAIDRRVLEQSGLFDTGFRLYGWEDLELGERLRRMGVRLVRCPEAVGYHWHPPLSLEQIPDLVRVERERAKMGLVFYRKHPTRRVRFIIQYTWLHLALWELLTLGGLINERSLRPLLRWLIRHGKAGLAMELLRLPLNRFGVRALHAEARQQGHLVG, from the coding sequence ATGTTCATCAGCGTCGTCATCCCCACCTACAACCGGCTGCCGATCCTGCGCCAGTGCCTTCAGGCCCTGGAGCGGCAGGAGACCGGCGGCCCCCTGCAGGCCTATGAGGTGGTGCTGGTGGACGACGGCTCCACCGATGACACGGTGCGCTGGCTGGATGCCCATGCCACCGCCTTCCCCCATCTGCGCCTGATCCGCCAGGACCACGGCGGCCCAGCCGAAGGCCGCAACCGGGGGGTGGACGAGGCCCGGGGCGACGTGATCGTCTTCATCGACAGCGACCTGGTGGTGACGGAGCGGTTCCTGCTGCACCACGCCACGGCCCTGGAGCGCGCCTGGGCGGAGAGCGGCGATCGGCTCTGCTTCACCTACGGCGCCGTGATCAACACCCACAATTTCGAGGCACCAACGGCGGAGCCCCACAAGCTGCGCGATCTCTCCTGGGCCTACTTCGCCACCGGCAACGTGGCGATCGACCGCCGGGTGCTGGAGCAGTCCGGTCTGTTCGACACGGGATTCCGTCTCTACGGCTGGGAGGACCTGGAGCTGGGGGAACGGCTGCGGCGTATGGGTGTGCGGCTGGTGCGCTGCCCTGAGGCCGTGGGCTACCACTGGCATCCGCCCCTGAGCCTGGAGCAGATCCCCGATCTGGTGCGGGTGGAGCGGGAACGGGCCAAGATGGGCCTGGTCTTTTACCGCAAACACCCCACCCGGCGGGTGCGCTTCATCATCCAGTACACCTGGCTGCATCTGGCCCTGTGGGAGCTGCTCACCCTCGGCGGCCTGATCAATGAGCGCAGCCTGCGGCCCCTGCTGCGCTGGCTGATCCGCCACGGCAAGGCGGGTCTGGCGATGGAGCTGCTGCGCTTGCCCCTCAATCGTTTCGGCGTTCGGGCCCTCCATGCCGAAGCCCGCCAGCAGGGCCATTTGGTAGGTTGA
- a CDS encoding DevA family ABC transporter ATP-binding protein: protein MTTLLPGSAPPTVSTGDGPATVSVRGLSHWYGTGSMERQVLQGIDLDIHPGEVVLLTGPSGCGKTTLLTLVGALRQVMEGSVRVLGCELKGSSRHERQLLRRSVGMIFQGHNLLRCLTAEQNVQMGADLLPGLGYRARRDLSREWLRAVGLSDHLGKLPHDLSGGQKQRVAIARALAAHPRLLLADEPTAALDSRTGREVVDLLKRLARDEGCGVLMVTHDPRILDVADRLVRMEDGRLWASEATLG from the coding sequence ATGACCACCCTCCTCCCCGGTTCCGCCCCCCCCACCGTCAGCACGGGCGATGGCCCCGCCACGGTGTCGGTGCGGGGCCTCAGCCACTGGTATGGCACCGGCTCCATGGAGCGCCAGGTGCTGCAGGGCATCGACCTCGACATCCACCCTGGGGAGGTGGTGCTGCTCACGGGGCCCTCCGGCTGCGGCAAGACCACCCTGCTCACGCTGGTGGGGGCCCTGCGCCAGGTGATGGAGGGATCGGTGCGGGTGCTGGGCTGCGAGCTGAAGGGCTCCAGCCGCCACGAGCGCCAGCTGCTGCGCCGCAGCGTCGGCATGATCTTCCAGGGCCACAACCTGCTGCGCTGCCTCACGGCGGAGCAGAACGTCCAGATGGGGGCCGACCTGCTGCCGGGTCTGGGCTATCGCGCCCGCCGCGACCTCTCCCGGGAATGGCTGCGGGCCGTGGGGCTGTCCGACCACCTCGGCAAGCTCCCCCACGACCTTTCCGGCGGCCAGAAGCAGCGGGTGGCGATCGCCCGGGCCCTGGCCGCCCACCCCCGCCTGCTGCTGGCCGACGAGCCCACCGCCGCCCTCGACAGCCGCACCGGCCGCGAGGTGGTGGATCTGCTCAAGCGGCTGGCGCGCGATGAGGGCTGCGGGGTGCTGATGGTGACCCACGACCCGCGCATCCTCGATGTGGCCGATCGACTGGTACGGATGGAGGATGGAAGGCTGTGGGCCAGTGAGGCCACCCTCGGGTGA
- the devC gene encoding ABC transporter permease DevC, with amino-acid sequence MTLWQGRRIPLAWLLLTRQPMRLAVALAGITFAGILMFMQLGFRDALFDSSITVHKLFDTDLVLLSPRTKSSISMTGFPQRRLVQAMADQDVIGTTPVHWNLLLWRNPKTKGTRSILALGFEPRDPLFIDPAVTALAPRLTQKGRVLFDDQSRDEFGPVAKWFREGRTVESEVAGKRLRVAGLFTAGASFGADGNILTSRETFLSLLPNTPPGSIELGLIRLRPGADPARVVERLRALLPEDVSVLSKQGFLDLEMDYWRSSTAIGFIFTLGAAMGFIVGCVIVYQILYSDVSDHLPEYATLMAMGYSLLTLLGVVAREGLLLAIFGYLPAYAAGQVLYAVIHAATKLPVAMAADRAITVFLMILVMCMGSAAMAMRKLGDADPADIF; translated from the coding sequence ATGACGCTCTGGCAGGGACGCCGGATTCCCCTGGCCTGGCTGCTGCTGACCCGCCAGCCGATGCGGCTGGCGGTGGCCCTTGCCGGGATCACCTTCGCCGGGATCCTGATGTTCATGCAGCTGGGCTTCCGCGATGCCCTGTTCGACTCCAGCATCACGGTGCACAAGCTGTTCGACACCGATCTGGTGCTGCTCAGCCCGCGCACCAAGAGCTCGATCAGCATGACCGGCTTCCCCCAGCGACGGCTGGTGCAGGCCATGGCCGATCAGGATGTGATCGGCACCACACCGGTGCACTGGAACCTGCTGCTCTGGCGCAACCCCAAGACCAAGGGCACCCGCTCGATCCTGGCCCTGGGCTTCGAGCCCCGGGATCCCCTGTTCATCGATCCGGCCGTCACCGCCCTGGCGCCGCGCCTCACCCAGAAGGGCCGGGTGCTCTTCGACGACCAGTCCCGCGATGAGTTCGGACCGGTGGCGAAGTGGTTCCGCGAGGGGCGCACCGTGGAGAGCGAAGTGGCCGGCAAACGGCTGCGGGTGGCCGGCCTCTTCACCGCCGGCGCCTCCTTCGGTGCCGACGGCAACATCCTCACCAGCCGGGAAACCTTCCTCAGCCTGCTGCCCAACACCCCCCCCGGCAGCATTGAACTGGGTCTGATCCGTCTACGGCCCGGGGCCGACCCCGCCCGGGTGGTGGAGCGCCTGCGGGCCCTGCTGCCGGAGGACGTCAGCGTCCTCAGCAAGCAGGGCTTCCTGGATCTGGAGATGGACTACTGGCGCAGCAGCACCGCCATCGGTTTCATCTTCACCCTCGGGGCCGCCATGGGCTTCATCGTCGGGTGCGTGATCGTCTATCAGATCCTCTACTCCGATGTCAGCGACCACCTGCCGGAGTACGCCACCCTCATGGCCATGGGCTACAGCCTGCTCACCCTGCTTGGCGTGGTGGCGCGGGAGGGCCTGCTGCTGGCGATCTTCGGCTACCTGCCCGCCTACGCCGCCGGCCAGGTGCTGTACGCCGTCATCCATGCCGCCACCAAGCTGCCGGTGGCCATGGCCGCCGATCGGGCCATCACCGTGTTCCTGATGATCCTGGTGATGTGCATGGGCTCGGCGGCGATGGCGATGCGCAAGCTGGGCGACGCCGATCCGGCGGACATCTTCTGA
- a CDS encoding efflux RND transporter periplasmic adaptor subunit yields the protein MAGLVLGGVVLYQRLQPAKAPVAAVARPPAPVEAVAALGQLEPDGDVRVLAAPITGIGGSPRITELLVAEGDRVQAGQLLARFDNQPLQRAELSLIRTRIANLGRRLTIQTRDLERYRKLASDGAYSAADLDVLEQRTLELQGALQEARASLVKASTDLVNTELRAPIDGTVLRIQSRVGERPGDKGILELGASDRMEASVEVYESDIDRVRLGQAVTLTSENGGFDGTLKGTVRRISPQVRQREVLSTDPTGDADARVVEVRVRLDPSDGARVASLTGLKVIARLQP from the coding sequence GTGGCGGGTCTGGTGCTGGGGGGTGTCGTTCTGTACCAGCGCCTGCAGCCCGCCAAGGCGCCTGTGGCTGCCGTGGCCCGGCCGCCCGCCCCGGTGGAGGCCGTGGCGGCCCTGGGCCAGCTGGAACCTGACGGCGATGTCCGCGTCCTGGCCGCTCCGATCACCGGCATCGGCGGCAGCCCCCGCATCACCGAACTGCTGGTGGCCGAGGGCGACCGGGTGCAGGCCGGGCAACTCCTGGCCCGCTTCGACAACCAGCCGCTGCAGCGGGCTGAGCTGTCATTGATCCGCACCCGCATCGCCAACCTCGGCCGCCGGCTCACGATCCAGACCCGCGACCTGGAGCGTTACCGAAAGCTGGCCAGCGATGGCGCCTATTCGGCCGCCGATCTGGACGTGCTCGAGCAGCGCACCCTCGAGCTGCAGGGCGCGTTGCAGGAGGCCAGGGCCTCGCTGGTCAAGGCCAGCACCGACCTGGTCAACACCGAACTGCGGGCTCCGATCGACGGCACGGTGCTGCGTATCCAGTCCCGCGTCGGCGAACGGCCCGGCGACAAGGGCATCCTCGAACTGGGGGCCAGCGATCGCATGGAAGCCTCCGTCGAGGTCTATGAGAGCGACATCGACCGGGTGCGGCTCGGCCAGGCCGTGACCCTCACCAGCGAAAACGGCGGTTTCGACGGCACCCTCAAGGGAACGGTGCGGCGCATCAGCCCCCAGGTACGCCAGCGGGAGGTGCTTTCCACCGACCCCACCGGTGATGCCGATGCCCGCGTCGTCGAGGTACGGGTGCGTCTCGATCCCAGCGATGGGGCCCGGGTCGCCTCCCTCACCGGCCTCAAGGTGATCGCCCGCCTGCAGCCATGA
- a CDS encoding phycocyanobilin:ferredoxin oxidoreductase, translated as MGEVAAAGDGGVHPLVDGLAERIRLCRQTLPDLAPLAIDPDLEAISGSLEGDALFIRNEVHRCRGMRKLHLETARLGAGLQILHCVFFPDPRHDLPVFGADIVAGKAGVSAAIVDLSPVGEALPATIAAALAARPRPAFEQVRELPPWGSIFSPHVLFVRPVSEAEEQGFVEEVASFLGVLADAASASPSQAHDHPATVSRWQGQLRYCKQQKQNDKTRRVLEKAFNPQWADRYIEDLLFDDPPAPGATA; from the coding sequence ATGGGTGAGGTCGCTGCGGCCGGAGACGGTGGTGTTCACCCGCTGGTGGATGGCCTGGCCGAGCGGATCCGGCTCTGTCGCCAGACGCTGCCGGATCTGGCGCCGCTGGCGATCGATCCCGACCTCGAGGCCATCAGCGGCAGCCTGGAGGGTGATGCTCTGTTCATCCGCAACGAGGTGCACCGCTGCCGCGGCATGCGCAAGCTGCACCTGGAGACGGCCCGGCTGGGAGCCGGACTGCAGATCCTCCACTGTGTCTTCTTCCCCGATCCCCGCCACGATCTGCCGGTGTTCGGCGCCGACATCGTGGCTGGCAAGGCCGGGGTGAGCGCCGCCATCGTTGACCTCTCGCCGGTCGGGGAGGCCTTGCCGGCGACGATCGCCGCAGCCCTGGCCGCCCGCCCCCGTCCGGCCTTCGAGCAGGTGCGGGAGCTGCCGCCCTGGGGTTCGATCTTCTCGCCGCATGTGCTGTTCGTGCGGCCGGTGTCGGAAGCGGAGGAGCAGGGGTTCGTCGAGGAGGTCGCCAGCTTCCTGGGCGTGCTTGCCGACGCCGCCAGCGCCAGCCCTTCCCAAGCCCATGACCATCCAGCTACCGTTTCGCGATGGCAAGGGCAGTTGAGGTATTGCAAGCAACAGAAACAAAACGACAAGACCCGGAGGGTTCTGGAGAAGGCGTTCAACCCCCAGTGGGCGGACCGTTACATCGAAGACCTGCTCTTCGACGACCCACCGGCCCCTGGCGCAACGGCCTGA
- a CDS encoding pitrilysin family protein, whose amino-acid sequence MSVSLGCCGSLLPGLADPVSHTLANGVELVQLELKDAPLVCIDFWCRAGSAFEDPEESGMAHFLEHMVFKGSDGLAAGEFDRRIEALGGSSNAATGFDDVHFHALMPPEGAAEAMDLLMELVLQPRLDPGSFAMERQVVLEELAQSEDQPEEVALQRLLSLACPDHPYGLPILGRREALVAHDPAAMAAFHRRQYAAGRCVLALSGAVADGDLLARAAAGPLAGLPATSAAMAPATLHVTPGAHRLALPRLEAARLLMLWWLPAASDVEGLAGADLATTVLAEGRRSRLVDRLREQLQIVESIELDLHAMEGGSFALLEAVCDESDLAAVRGAITQVWQELRQESIGEQEWWRARRLVANGYRFSLESPGGVAGLIGSSRLWGRRQPLDQPLALLDRWSPDRLQEQMLDLLDPARACLLEAVPA is encoded by the coding sequence GTGAGTGTGTCCCTGGGTTGTTGCGGGTCCTTGCTGCCCGGGCTGGCCGACCCCGTCAGCCACACCCTCGCCAATGGCGTCGAACTGGTGCAGCTCGAACTGAAGGACGCCCCCCTGGTCTGCATCGACTTCTGGTGCCGGGCCGGCAGCGCCTTCGAAGACCCGGAGGAAAGCGGCATGGCCCATTTCCTCGAGCACATGGTGTTCAAGGGCAGTGACGGGCTGGCGGCAGGCGAATTTGATCGCCGCATCGAGGCTCTGGGCGGCAGCAGCAATGCCGCCACCGGCTTCGACGATGTCCACTTCCACGCTCTGATGCCGCCGGAGGGGGCCGCTGAAGCCATGGATCTGCTGATGGAACTGGTGCTGCAGCCCCGCCTCGACCCCGGCAGCTTCGCCATGGAGCGGCAGGTGGTGCTGGAGGAACTGGCCCAGAGCGAGGATCAGCCCGAGGAGGTGGCCCTGCAGCGCCTGCTGTCGCTGGCCTGCCCCGATCACCCCTACGGCCTGCCGATCCTCGGTCGCCGCGAGGCGCTGGTGGCCCACGACCCGGCCGCCATGGCCGCCTTTCATCGGCGCCAGTACGCCGCCGGCCGTTGCGTCCTGGCCCTCAGCGGCGCTGTGGCGGATGGGGATCTGCTGGCGCGGGCTGCGGCAGGCCCCCTCGCGGGCCTGCCGGCCACCAGCGCGGCCATGGCCCCGGCAACGCTTCACGTCACCCCGGGGGCGCACCGACTGGCCTTGCCACGGCTGGAGGCCGCCCGGCTGCTGATGCTCTGGTGGCTGCCGGCCGCCAGCGATGTCGAGGGGCTGGCGGGGGCGGATCTGGCCACCACCGTGCTGGCGGAGGGACGCCGCAGCCGTCTGGTGGACCGCCTGCGGGAGCAGCTGCAGATCGTCGAGAGCATCGAACTGGACCTGCACGCCATGGAGGGCGGCAGCTTCGCCCTGCTGGAGGCGGTCTGCGACGAGAGCGATCTAGCGGCCGTGCGGGGGGCCATCACCCAGGTGTGGCAGGAGCTGCGCCAGGAGAGCATCGGCGAACAGGAATGGTGGCGGGCCCGCCGCCTGGTCGCCAACGGCTATCGCTTTTCCCTGGAATCCCCTGGCGGCGTGGCGGGCCTGATCGGCAGCAGCCGCCTCTGGGGACGGCGCCAGCCCCTCGACCAGCCCCTGGCACTGCTGGACCGGTGGTCGCCAGACCGGCTCCAGGAGCAGATGCTGGACCTGCTGGATCCGGCCCGGGCCTGTCTGCTCGAGGCGGTGCCGGCATGA
- a CDS encoding pitrilysin family protein, whose translation MSLATPASAEDHRTLDGGLPLRILHRPGPAILAARLAIPGGSGRDPAGGRGAHQLLAGTMTRGCGELDAEALADCVEGAGAALRVEAHEDGLVLALKCAADDAPALVPLLLAMARRPRLEPEQVAIERQLNLQMLQRQKEDPFQLAHDQLRRLLYGDGPYGHDPLGIEAELAGLGPEDLRPLVEGLGADGAVLVLCGDAPAALEAALERELAASPWSTHAPRPQAFAGPPRATGHFGQQVQDTEQVVLMLGAATVPLAHPDALALRLLQAHLGLGMSSRLFITMREERGLAYDVGVHLPAYRGGPPFVMHLSTSAERVAEATTCLLEEWQRLLEELLDEGSRLLALAKFQGQDAMGRQTCSQIAERQALVLSHGLPSDHVRQVMQRAPGIGAEDLQAAARRWLVAPSLSLVGPAPALEQAHQAWLSHGLSRR comes from the coding sequence ATGAGCCTCGCTACACCTGCCAGCGCCGAGGACCACCGAACCCTGGACGGCGGCCTGCCCCTGAGGATCCTGCATCGGCCAGGGCCGGCGATCCTGGCCGCGCGACTGGCCATTCCAGGCGGCAGCGGCCGGGACCCGGCCGGTGGCCGGGGCGCCCACCAGCTGCTGGCCGGCACCATGACCCGGGGCTGCGGCGAGCTGGATGCCGAGGCCCTGGCCGATTGCGTCGAGGGGGCCGGCGCCGCCCTGCGGGTGGAGGCCCATGAGGACGGCCTGGTGCTGGCCCTGAAATGTGCCGCCGACGACGCCCCCGCCCTGGTGCCCCTGCTGCTGGCGATGGCGCGGCGGCCGCGGCTGGAGCCCGAGCAGGTGGCGATCGAACGGCAGCTCAACCTGCAGATGCTGCAGCGGCAGAAGGAGGACCCTTTCCAGCTGGCCCACGACCAGCTGCGCCGCCTGCTCTACGGCGACGGCCCCTACGGCCATGACCCCCTCGGAATCGAGGCCGAACTGGCCGGTCTCGGACCGGAGGACCTGCGCCCTCTGGTGGAAGGCCTCGGGGCTGACGGGGCTGTGCTGGTGCTCTGTGGCGACGCCCCTGCTGCCCTGGAGGCGGCCCTGGAGCGGGAACTGGCGGCGTCCCCCTGGAGCACCCACGCCCCCCGGCCGCAGGCCTTCGCCGGTCCGCCACGGGCGACGGGCCACTTTGGCCAGCAGGTGCAGGACACCGAACAGGTGGTGCTGATGCTGGGGGCCGCGACCGTTCCCCTGGCCCATCCCGATGCCCTGGCCCTGCGATTGCTGCAGGCGCACCTGGGCCTCGGCATGTCCAGCCGATTGTTCATCACCATGCGGGAGGAGCGTGGTCTGGCCTACGACGTCGGTGTTCACCTGCCGGCCTATCGCGGCGGTCCGCCCTTTGTGATGCACCTGTCCACGTCGGCGGAGCGGGTGGCCGAGGCCACCACCTGCCTGCTGGAGGAGTGGCAGCGGCTCCTGGAGGAGCTCCTGGACGAGGGTTCACGGCTGCTGGCCCTGGCCAAGTTCCAGGGGCAGGACGCCATGGGGCGCCAGACCTGCTCCCAGATCGCTGAACGCCAGGCGCTGGTGCTCAGCCATGGCCTGCCTTCCGACCATGTGCGCCAGGTGATGCAGCGGGCACCCGGGATCGGCGCCGAGGATCTGCAGGCGGCGGCCCGCCGCTGGCTGGTCGCCCCCAGCTTGAGCCTGGTGGGGCCAGCTCCGGCCCTGGAGCAGGCGCACCAGGCCTGGCTGAGCCATGGACTCAGCCGTCGGTAG
- a CDS encoding NAD(P)H dehydrogenase assembly family protein, translating to MPDLTPTDPEPVEGLPLEAPVVIHLGDAVRLRQPLRYLKTADPMPMLRPPDLVDQGEVGRVVEIRALELRAIRFRRGTFLINLSDLEPAPTDG from the coding sequence ATGCCGGATCTCACCCCCACCGATCCTGAGCCAGTGGAGGGTCTGCCGCTGGAGGCGCCGGTGGTCATCCATCTGGGCGATGCCGTGCGGCTGCGCCAGCCCCTGCGCTACCTCAAGACAGCAGACCCGATGCCGATGCTGCGTCCCCCGGATCTGGTGGATCAGGGGGAAGTGGGCCGGGTCGTGGAAATCCGGGCGCTGGAGTTGAGGGCCATCCGTTTCCGTCGGGGCACCTTTCTGATCAACCTCTCCGATCTGGAGCCGGCCCCTACCGACGGCTGA
- a CDS encoding biotin transporter BioY yields MRALATWSGAIAGLLLILVGGLVPAAFPVHEASGWGVRPLGITLQVPALLLSALVCGPRSATLAAVAYLSVGLFQLPVFHEGGGVGYLLDPGFGYLAGFLPAAWITGKLARQPGMDDPLTLAGAAAIGLVVLHLCGLTNLLLGSLAGRWGGDTLTLVVGYSLALLPQLLLCCSAGVLGWLLRRLLLVPS; encoded by the coding sequence TTGCGAGCCCTTGCCACCTGGAGCGGAGCGATCGCCGGCCTCCTGCTCATCCTTGTCGGCGGTCTGGTGCCAGCCGCCTTCCCCGTCCACGAGGCCAGTGGCTGGGGCGTCCGGCCCCTTGGCATCACCCTGCAGGTGCCGGCCCTGCTGCTGAGCGCCCTGGTCTGCGGGCCCCGCAGTGCGACCCTGGCGGCCGTGGCCTATCTCAGCGTCGGTCTGTTCCAGCTGCCGGTGTTCCACGAAGGTGGAGGGGTCGGCTACCTGCTGGATCCTGGTTTCGGCTACCTGGCCGGCTTCCTGCCGGCCGCCTGGATCACCGGCAAGCTGGCGCGCCAGCCGGGCATGGACGATCCGCTCACCCTCGCCGGGGCCGCCGCCATCGGCCTGGTGGTGCTGCATCTCTGCGGCCTCACCAACCTGCTGCTGGGCAGCCTGGCCGGCCGCTGGGGGGGTGACACCCTCACCCTGGTGGTGGGCTACAGCCTGGCCCTGCTGCCCCAGTTGCTGCTCTGCTGCTCCGCCGGCGTCCTGGGCTGGTTGCTGCGCCGGCTGCTGCTGGTGCCGTCGTGA
- the lspA gene encoding signal peptidase II, with product MARPLRRRLGIVLLAALALLLDQGSKAWALDHLASGSIRPLLPGLLQLQRVSNTGAAFSLFTGATIQLGLVSALVSLGLLVWILWRPPAGLWSGLALGLLLGGALGNGIDRWRFGAVVDFLEFVPIHFPIFNLADVAINLSVACFLIDLLRPHADRHP from the coding sequence ATGGCCCGACCCCTGCGCCGGAGGCTGGGCATCGTGCTGCTGGCGGCCCTTGCCCTGCTGCTGGATCAGGGGAGCAAGGCCTGGGCCCTCGACCACCTCGCCAGCGGCAGCATCCGGCCGCTGCTGCCTGGCCTGCTCCAGCTGCAGCGGGTCAGCAACACCGGGGCCGCCTTCAGCCTGTTCACCGGGGCGACGATCCAGCTGGGCCTGGTGAGCGCCCTGGTGAGCCTTGGTCTGCTGGTCTGGATCCTCTGGCGCCCTCCCGCCGGCCTCTGGAGCGGCCTGGCCCTGGGACTGCTGCTCGGAGGCGCCCTGGGCAACGGCATCGACCGCTGGCGCTTCGGCGCGGTGGTGGATTTCCTGGAGTTCGTCCCGATCCATTTCCCGATCTTCAACCTCGCCGACGTGGCCATCAACCTGTCCGTGGCGTGCTTCCTCATCGATCTGCTGCGACCCCATGCCGACCGCCATCCTTGA